One region of Labrus bergylta chromosome 23, fLabBer1.1, whole genome shotgun sequence genomic DNA includes:
- the podxl gene encoding podocalyxin translates to MKDKKTSGRRRNRMRATLRITWLLLLLSTSFLFHIVSANTDAENKTFVSNNNATITAVPMTIDNNTNNTVSTAATEATTNSAPTSPTVTVLTTGTDKPASTTPAVTSVPNNQTATTAISLTAGSTTQLNNPSTTLIQLQTTAAATTAAATAAAGSVVSSSAPIILTTKPSGSSGVSPGTGSPVTQPGGPGNVGTTNPTSNSTGAPGPGQPTTSHTTITSRTSQQGGGGGSEKMTVTMTNQQPTASKDPGPVGNTGTTSSPSTLTKAGPLAGGTSGTRAGTTASQIPTTFDTTSGAQLKTFVYSLNTGQEEDKKHDLVEVCKRLMVNMQDGNCTLTWRHHDRVQFDVVEINGKVKTKLAMEIYEEINKKPTDNKTLIAILASCGALLIMIVILAVCASHHRKPYNENQQHLTEELHTVENGYHDNPTLEVMEVQPEMQEKKMALNGEFNDSWIVPIDNLLKDDMPDEEDTHL, encoded by the exons atgaaggataaaaaaacatctgggagaagaagaaacaggatgAGAGCGACTCTGAGGATcacatggctgctgctgctgctttcaacCA GCTTCCTGTTTCACATCGTCTCTGCAAACACTGACGCTGAGAACAAGACTTTTGTGTCAAACAACAATGCTACAATCACTGCAGTGCCGATGACAATCGataataacacaaacaacactgtGTCAACTGCTGCCACGGAGGCTACGACAAACAGTGCACCCACCAGTCCCACTGTCACAGTGCTCACTACCGGCACAGATAAACCAGCCTCCACCACACCAGCAGTGACCTCTGTCCCAAACAACCAGACAGCAACTACCGCCATTAGCCTCACTGCTGGGTCTACAACGCAGCTGAACAACCCGTCCACGACCCTGATCCAGCTGCAAACAACGGCAGCAGCAACAAcggcagcagcaacagcagcagcaggttccgTGGTTTCCTCCAGTGCTCCCATAATACTGACGACAAAACCCTCTGGATCCAGCGGGGTGTCACCTGGCACTGGATCGCCTGTAACACAGCCGGGAGGTCCAGGTAATGTGGGGACTACAAACCCCACAAGTAACTCGACAGGTGCTCCAGGCCCAGGGCAGCCGACCACGAGTCACACGACCATCACATCCAGGACGAGCCAGCAGGGCGGGGGAGGAG GTTCAGAGAAAATGACCGTGACGATGACAAACCAACAGCCGACGGCATCGAAGGACCCGGGGCCTGTTGGGAACACTGGGACCACCAGCTCCCCCTCCACCCTCACCAAAGCAGGACCTCTAGCAGGAGGAACCTCAGGGACACGAGCTGGAACCACTGCCTCCCAGATCCCCACCACCTTTGATACGACCTCAGGCGCTCAGCTGAAGACGTTTGTT TATTCTCTAAACACGGGACAAGAG GAAGACAAAAAGCATGATCTGGTGGAGGTGTGCAAGCGGCTGATGGTGAACATGCAGGATGGAAACTGCACTCTGACATGGAGGCATCACGACAGAGTCCAGTTTGACGTTGTGGAGATCAACGGGAAAG TCAAAACCAAACTGGCAATGGAGATCTATGAAGAAATCAACAAG AAACCGACGGATAATAAAACCCTGATCGCCATCCTGGCGTCGTGTGGAGCTCTGCTCATCATGATCGTCATCCTCGCCGTCTGTGCCTCACACCACCGCAAACCTTACAACGAGAACCAG cAACACCTGACGGAGGAGCTGCACACGGTGGAGAACGGTTACCATGACAACCCCACgctggaggtgatggaggtgcAGCCGGAGatgcaggagaagaagatggCGCTGAACGGGGAGTTCAACGACAGCTGGATCGTGCCCATCGACAACCTGCTGAAGGACGACATGCCCGACGAGGAGGACACTCACCTGTAG